Proteins from a genomic interval of Yarrowia lipolytica chromosome 1E, complete sequence:
- a CDS encoding uncharacterized protein (Compare to YALI0E07183g, similar to uniprot|Q04062 Saccharomyces cerevisiae YDR427w RPN9 subunit of the regulatory particle of the proteasome) yields MATYLLLNLNPCQPYPPTSPLPPTLHNQSHDITIATMEIDNDVPTILATLRMEADPELAATFYSLEDLWERKLWHQLTDALAELYADPRSKPLRLRIFTQFIQVFERNLNQLKLVIFGVLAAAQCNNDEETLGFLTSLADKVSHKPDTQDAYVYAQIEIARVKLRLKDMDGAREVLNSVTGTIDSLNSVDPIITAAYYGVNADYYLSKGDFNTYYRNALLYLACIDLSTLSVEAVQKRAHELSVAALLGEKIHNFGELLLHPVLDSLKNTEYAWLRDLLFALNQGDISEFEKLTSQHVSKLPPLEAAMPLLRQKICLTALTEAAFKRPTNDRTLTFAAVAKETQLPADEIEHLVMKALSLELIKGHIDQVAQTITITWLQPRVLNKQQIADMKQRLDQWDANVKQLGGWIHDRGEGVWLEA; encoded by the coding sequence ATGGCCACCTATCTACTACTAAACCTTAATCCTTGCCAACCTTAcccaccaacatcaccatTGCCACCCACACTGCACAATCAATCACACGACATCACAATTGCGACAATGGAAATAGACAACGACGTGCCCACTATCCTGGCTACTCTCCGAATGGAGGCCGATCCCGAGCTGGCCGCAACTTTCTACTCGTTGGAAGATCTGTGGGAGCGAAAGCTGTGGCACCAGCTGACAGATGCGCTGGCCGAGCTGTACGCAGACCCCCGATCCAAGCCTCTGCGACTGCGAATCTTCACGCAATTCATCCAGGTTTTTGAGCGCAACTTGAACCAGCTGAAACTGGTCATTTTCGGAGTGCTGGCAGCTGCCCAGTGCAATaacgacgaggagaccTTGGGCTTCCTCACCAGCCTCGCAGATAAGGTCAGCCACAAGCCCGACACCCAGGATGCGTACGTGTACGCCCAGATTGAGATTGCACGAGTCAAGCTGCGTCTCAAGGACATGGATGGCGCTCGAGAGGTGCTCAACTCCGTCACCGGCACCATCGACTCTCTGAACTCTGTCGATCCCATCATTACCGCCGCCTACTACGGCGTCAACGCCGACTACTATCTTTCCAAGGGCGACTTCAACACCTACTACCGTAACGCTCTATTGTACCTGGCGTGCATCGATCTGTCTACTTTGTCGGTGGAGGCCGTCCAGAAGCGAGCCCATGAACTGTCTGTGGCAGCCCTGTTGGGAGAGAAGATTCACAACTTTGGAGAGCTGTTGCTGCATCCCGTACTGGACAGTCTGAAGAACACAGAGTACGCTTGGTTGCGAGACCTGCTGTTCGCACTGAACCAGGGCGACATCTccgagtttgagaagctcACATCGCAGCATGTTTCCAAGCTGCCTCCTCTCGAGGCCGCCATGCCTCTGCTGCGACAAAAGATCTGTCTGACAGCACTGACAGAGGCTGCCTTTAAGCGACCCACCAACGACCGAACTCTGACCTTTGCCGCAGTGGCAAAGGAGACTCAGCTGCCCGCagacgagattgagcaTCTGGTCATGAAGGCGCTGTCGTTGGAGCTCATCAAGGGCCACATTGACCAGGTTGCTCAGACCATCACTATCACATGGCTGCAGCCCCGAgtgctcaacaagcagcagattgCCGACATGAAGCAGAGACTCGACCAGTGGGACGCCAACGTCAAGCAGTTGGGTGGATGGATTCACGACCGAGGTGAGGGTGTTTGGCTGGAGGCTTAG
- a CDS encoding uncharacterized protein (Compare to YALI0E07205g, similar to uniprot|P32837 Saccharomyces cerevisiae YDL210w UGA4 GABA-specific high-affinity permease) — MDDKIEEGYGQNPPSGDANVLATMGYKPELKRNYSMIQVFGIAFSIMGLFPSISSALVYSMPSGPAGMVWGWFVASFCIMMVGLSMAELGSSLPTSGGLYWWTYHFATPKLKRPLCFLVGYSNTLGLTAGIVSIDYGFAQLVLAVAGVATDGEYVATKYTVYGVFAACIISHAIVASLASDGMSKLQTGCIVLNIAIIIIAIIALPIGARHNLHDGAYIFGKLENLTTWPTGWTFFLGWLAPIWTIGSFDSCVHMAEEASNATKAVPFGIISSIGMCWVLGFVINIVLACVMAPDTERILSTPFQQPMAQLIYDCLGKKWTLALMVIIFVLQWTMGLSIVVAASRQSWAFARDGALPFSNFFKVVNHKVSIPVRAVWGNCTLGLVIGCLCMIDAAAAAALFSLAAASNDLAWMTPIACRLIWGYKNFVPGPFYLGRVISKCVSTFAVLYLCFAICLLMFPLEGPNPNKDNMNYTCVINVAVWAGSLIYYFGWAHKWFEGPQSNLELEGMEVEGVPQLTKMNQTDPAQSDKSVE; from the coding sequence ATGGACGACAAAATCGAAGAAGGATATGGACAAAACCCTCCCAGTGGAGACGCCAACGTGCTGGCCACGATGGGTTACAAGCCCGAGCTCAAACGAAACTACTCTATGATCCAAGTTTTTGGCATCGCTTTCAGTATCATGGGTTTGTTTCCCTCCATTTCCTCGGCTCTGGTCTATTCCATGCCCTCAGGACCAGCAGGGATGGTGTGGGGCTGGTTTGTGGCTTCTTTTTGCATCATGATGGTCGGGCTGTCTATGGCCGAACTTGGCTCCTCATTGCCCACATCTGGAGGACTCTACTGGTGGACCTACCACTTTGCTACCCCAAAGCTCAAGCGTCCCTTGTGTTTTCTGGTCGGTTACTCCAACACTCTCGGTCTGACAGCTGGTATTGTCAGTATCGACTACGGATTCGCCCAGCTGGTACTAGCTGTGGCAGGAGTAGCTACGGATGGAGAATACGTCGCAACAAAGTACACGGTTTACGGCGTGTTTGCTGCCTGCATCATTTCTCACGCTATCGTTGCGTCTCTTGCGTCTGATGGAATGTCCAAACTCCAGACTGGCTGCATTGTTCTTAACATTGCCATCATTATCATTGCCATCATTGCTCTGCCTATTGGTGCACGACACAACCTACATGACGGAGCCTACATTTTCGGCAAGCTCGAAAACCTCACCACCTGGCCTACTGGATGGACTTTCTTCCTGGGCTGGCTAGCCCCGATCTGGACTATTGGTTCGTTCGACTCGTGTGTCCAcatggccgaggaggcctCCAACGCAACCAAAGCCGTGCCCTTCGGTATCATCTCTTCGATTGGAATGTGCTGGGTTCTCGGATTCGTCATCAACATCGTTCTGGCTTGCGTGATGGCTCCCGACACTGAACGAATCCTCTCTACCCCCTTCCAGCAGCCGATGGCACAGCTAATTTACGACTGTCTCGGAAAGAAGTGGACCCTCGCTCTCATGGTCATCATCTTCGTGCTCCAGTGGACCATGGGGCTGTCTATCGTTGTGGCAGCCTCGCGACAGTCGTGGGCCTTTGCTCGAGACGGAGCCCTTCCTTTCTccaacttcttcaaggTCGTCAACCACAAGGTCTCAATCCCCGTGCGAGCCGTCTGGGGCAACTGCACACTCGGGCTGGTCATTGGATGTCTCTGTATGATCGACGcagccgctgctgctgccctcttctctctggctgctgcttctaACGACCTGGCATGGATGACTCCTATCGCCTGCAGACTCATCTGGGGTTACAAGAACTTCGTGCCTGGACCCTTCTACCTTGGTCGTGTGATCTCCAAGTGTGTTTCGACTTTTGCTGTGCTTTACCTGTGTTTTGCCATCTGTCTGCTGATGTTCCCTCTGGAGGGacccaaccccaacaaggacaacatGAACTACACCTGTGTCATTAACGTGGCCGTGTGGGCTGGCTCGCTCATCTACTACTTTGGATGGGCCCACAAGTGGTTTGAAGGACCTCAGAGCAACTTGGAGCTCGAGGGTATGGAGGTTGAGGGAGTTCCTCAGCTAACAAAGATGAACCAGACGGACCCCGCTCAGAGCGACAAGTCCGTCGAGTAG
- a CDS encoding uncharacterized protein (Compare to YALI0E07271g, similar to uniprot|P32528 Saccharomyces cerevisiae YBR208c DUR1_2 urea amidolyase) encodes MCKSIGWTIAEWKEAQTNSSYEEARHRLLDLVATFKDYKHGDPAWITVASTEHINKQWKELQLMKKNPESLPLYGVPFAVKDNIDVIDFPTTAACPAYLYIPKEDATMVRLIKEAGGIVVGKTNLDQFATGLVGTRSPYGKTPNTFSDKHVSGGSSAGSASVVARGLVPFSLGTDTAGSGRVPASLNNLVGLKPTVGAFSAKGVVPACKSLDCVSIFSLVLSDAQLVFNIAAHFDKDDCYSRRFPQRPLKSFGPTPVFAVPETPLWFGDELNPALFDDAVERLRQQGVKVVKIDFTPLFDLAKCLYEGPWVAERYAAIKDFVQNRKEDMDETVYGIVKQAENFTAADAFAYEYKRRAIVRKIEEIFSSIDGLIVPTCPLFPTMESVAKEPVTVNAHQGTYTNFVNLADLSALAIPVGFRKDSFPFGITLISQKFNDYALLDMAQKFLPASRPLGALPKDKFTAKKGDLLASSIVDNMPRTIPLAVVGAHLTGMPLNWQLQKVEATLARRTKTADYYRLYALANTVPTKPGLRRVLPSDTTLRGEAIEVEIWDVPYRNFGEFVSMVPHPLGIGTIELADGKWVKGFICEQLGYDDAEDITKFGGWRAYKAETTQNLESKPFETVLVANRGEIAVRLIKTLRKMDIRAVAVFSEPDRFAQHVLDADDSVSLEGTTAAETYLSIPKIIAACKKTGAQAILPGYGFLSENADFSDACAEAGIVFIGPTGDSIRKLGLKHSAREIALASDVPLVPGTGLIETVSEASEAAEKLEYPLMIKSTAGGGGIGLQKVDKPEDLKRAFETVKHQGKSFFGDDGVFMERFVENARHVEVQILGDGKGNALAIGERDCSLQRRNQKVVEETPAPNFPAETRTRMMKASEMLAKNLNYRGAGTVEFIFDEKRNEFYFLEVNARLQVEHPITESVTGLDLVEWMILIGAGKAPDFEAQRAKTPQGASIEARLYAENPVKDFVPSPGQLTDVQFPSDARVDTWVSRGTKISAEYDPTLAKIIVHGSDRADALRKLQRALDETVVAGVTTNLDYLKSIVGSQMFAEAKVSTRVLDSYNYTPNAIEITSPGSYTTIQDYPGRTKLWHIGVPPSGPMDAYAFRVANQIVGNHPKAPAIEATLVGPSIMFHSDTVIAITGGSAEATLNGEPIEFWKPVTVKAGQTLATGRLTSGCRLYIAIRNGLSIPEYLGSRSTFALGNLGGFNGRTLKFGDVIFMGEPELPSCSIPAPISEPAPASDDMIPKYGNAWTVGVTCGPHGSPDFFAHGWMDTFFDAKWKIHYNSNRFGVRLIGPKPEWARKDGGEAGLHPSNQHDYVYSLGAINFTGDEPVILTCDGPSLGGFVCAAVVVEAELWKIGQVKPGDTVQFVPMTIDSARQLKKAQDRTITNLCGSPYESVDALLALEDYENPIIYTVPASTSTPRVVYRQAGDRYILVEYGDNNMDINLSYRIHRLIEEAQQSIKGIVEMSRGVRSVLIEFHPSASRSTLMQALVDFEKRLQFVETWQVPSRIIRLPMCFEDSKTLDAVKRYQETIRSKAPWLPNNVDFIRDVNKFSDRSQVRDIVYTARFLVLGLGDVFLGAPCAVPLDPRHRLLGTKYNPSRTYTPNGTVGIGGMYMCIYTMESPGGYQLVGRTIPIWDKLSLGQDRPWLLSPFDQIEYYPVDEEELNHITTEVENGRYAVEMEQSVFDYGKYSAWLKDNSKSIEAHIASQAEGLDDFANLIKVANEDLASGKTGATKEETPLSASAVQVFSEVTGRFWKGLVAVGDTVDKGQGIVVVEAMKTEMVVNAPVAGKVVKLYNTNGDMVDTGDCVAVIEPIV; translated from the exons ATGTGCAAATCAATCGGCTGGACTATTGCCGAATGGAAGGAGGCACAGACCAACTCGTCTTACGAGGAGGCCCGACATCGACTGTTGGACCTCGTGGCCACCTTCAAGGACTACAAGCATGGTGATCCGGCTTGGATCACTGTCGCCTCAACAGAGCATATCAACAAGCAATGGAAGGAGCTTCagttgatgaagaagaacccAGAG TCCCTTCCCCTTTACGGAGTTCCTTTCGCTGTAAAGGACAACATTGATGTCATCGACTTTCCCACAACCGCTGCATGCCCCGCCTATCTCTACATCCCCAAGGAAGACGCTACCATGGTCCGTCTGATCAAAGAGGCTGGAGGTATCGTTGTCGGCAAAACCAACCTCGATCAGTTCGCTACTGGTCTGGTCGGAACCCGATCTCCTTACGGAAAGACTCCCAACACCTTCTCCGACAAGCACGTATCTGGAGGTTCGtctgctggctctgctTCCGTAGTCGCCCGAGGCCTGGTTCCCTTTTCTCTTGGAACAGATACTGCAGGCTCAGGTCGGGTTCCCGCCTctctcaacaacctggTAGGCCTAAAGCCAACCGTTGGCGCATTTTCAGCCAAGGGTGTGGTACCCGCCTGCAAGTCGCTTGATTGCGTCTCCATTTTCTCGCTGGTCCTGTCTGACGCTCAGCTGGTGTTCAACATTGCCGCCCACTTTGACAAGGACGATTGCTACTCGCGACGTTTCCCCCAGCGACCTCTCAAGTCGTTTGGCCCCACTCCAGTATTTGCCGTCCCCGAAACCCCTCTGTGGTTTGGAGATGAGCTCAACCCTGCTCTCTTCGACGACGCCGTTGAGCGTTTGCGACAACAGGGCGTAAAGGTCGTCAAGATTGACTTCACTCCTCTGTTCGACCTCGCCAAGTGCCTCTACGAAGGTCCCTGGGTGGCTGAGCGATACGctgccatcaaggactTTGTGCAGAACCGAAAGGAAGACATGGACGAAACTGTGTATGGCATTGTCAAGCAGGCTGAGAACTTCACTGCTGCAGACGCCTTTGCCTACGAGTACAAACGACGAGCCATTGTGCGAaagattgaggagatcTTCTCTTCCATTGACGGTCTGATCGTGCCCACATGTCCTCTATTCCCCACCATGGAGTCTGTGGCTAAGGAGCCTGTCACTGTCAATGCCCACCAGGGTACCTACACCAACTTTGTCAACCTCGCTGATCTCTCTGCTCTAGCTATCCCTGTCGGATTCCGAAAAGACAGTTTCCCCTTTGGAATCACTCTCATCTCTCAAAAGTTCAACGACTACGCTCTGCTGGACATGGCTCAGAAGTTCCTGCCTGCTTCTCGACCTCTGGGTGCTCTGCCAAAGGACAAGTTcaccgccaagaagggagATCTTCTTGCCTCTTCTATCGTCGACAACATGCCTCGAACCATCCCTCTGGCTGTTGTAGGAGCCCATCTCACCGGCATGCCTCTCAACTGGCAGCTTCAAAAGGTCGAGGCTACTCTTGCCCGACGAACCAAAACTGCCGACTACTACCGACTCTACGCTCTGGCGAATACCGTGCCTACAAAGCCTGGTCTCCGACGGGTTCTTCCCTCTGACACTACTCTCCGAGGCGAGGCTATTGAGGTTGAAATCTGGGACGTGCCTTACAGAAACTTTGGAGAGTTCGTATCAATGGTCCCTCATCCTCTTGGTATCGGAACCATTGAGCTTGCCGACGGAAAATGGGTCAAGGGTTTCATTTGCGAGCAGCTGGGATACGACGACGCTGAGGACATCACCAAGTTTGGCGGCTGGAGAGCGTACAAGGCTGAGACTACCCAGAACCTGGAGTCCAAGCCTTTCGAGACTGTTCTGGTCGCCAACCGAGGTGAGATTGCCGTTCGACTCATCAAAACTCTTCGAAAGATGGATATTCGAGCTGTGGCTGTCTTCTCCGAGCCTGATCGGTTCGCTCAACATGTTCTTGATGCTGATGACTCTGTGTCTCTGGAAGGTACCACTGCCGCCGAGACTTACTTGTCCATCCCCAAGATTATCGCTGCTTGCAAGAAGACTGGAGCCCAAGCCATTCTTCCTGGCTACGGTTTCCTGTCTGAGAATGCTGACTTCTCCGACGCCTGTGCCGAGGCTGGTATCGTATTCATTGGCCCCACTGGTGACTCCATTCGAAAGCTCGGTCTCAAGCACTCTGCACGAGAGATTGCTCTTGCTTCTGACGTGCCTCTTGTGCCCGGTACAGGCCTGATCGAGACTGTTTCCGAGGCCTCCGAGGCTgccgagaagctcgagTACCCCCTGATGATCAAGAGTACCGCTGGCGGAGGTGGTATTGGTCTTCAGAAGGTCGACAAACCCGAGGATCTCAAGCGGGCTTTTGAGACCGTCAAGCACCAAGGTAAGTCTTTCTTTGGAGACGATGGTGTCTTCATGGAGCGATTTGTCGAGAATGCTCGACACGTGGAGGTTCAGATTCTTGGTGACGGCAAGGGCAACGCTCTCGCTATTGGCGAGCGAGACTGTTCTCTTCAGCGACGAAACCAGAAGGTCGTCGAAGAGACTCCTGCCCCCAACTTCCCTGCTGAGACTCGAACTCGAATGATGAAGGCGTCCGAAATGCTGGCAAAGAACCTCAACTATCGAGGTGCCGGCACTGTGGAGTTCATTTTCGATGAGAAGCGAAACGAGTTCTACTTCCTTGAGGTTAACGCTCGTCTGCAGGTCGAGCATCCCATCACTGAGTCCGTCACTGGACTGGATCTTGTCGAGTGGATGATTCTCATTGGAGCTGGCAAGGCTCCAGACTTCGAGGCCCAGCGTGCCAAGACCCCCCAGGGTGCTTCTATCGAGGCCCGTCTGTACGCCGAGAACCCCGTCAAGGACTTTGTGCCTTCTCCCGGTCAGCTCACCGACGTGCAGTTCCCTAGTGATGCTCGAGTCGACACCTGGGTCAGCCGTGGAACCAAGATCTCAGCAGAGTACGATCCCACTCTTGCCAAGATTATTGTTCACGGCTCTGACCGAGCTGACGCCCTGCGAAAGCTCCAGAGAGCTCTGGACGAGACAGTGGTTGCCGGCGTGACCACCAACCTGGACTACCTTAAGTCCATTGTCGGATCTCAGATGTttgccgaggccaaggtATCCACCCGAGTACTGGACTCTTACAACTATACTCCCAATGCCATTGAGATCACTTCCCCCGGCTCCTACACCACTATTCAGGATTACCCCGGTCGAACCAAGCTGTGGCATATTGGTgttcctccttctggaccCATGGATGCCTACGCCTTCCGGGTGGCCAACCAGATTGTGGGCAACCACCCCAAGGCTCCTGCTATCGAAGCTACACTTGTGGGCCCCTCAATTATGTTCCACAGCGACACTGTGATTGCCATCACCGGTGGATCTGCTGAGGCCACTCTTAATGGTGAGCCCATCGAGTTCTGGAAGCCTGTGACTGTCAAGGCTGGCCAGACTCTCGCAACTGGCCGTCTCACTTCTGGCTGCAGATTGTACATTGCGATTCGAAACGGTCTGTCTATTCCAGAGTACCTTGGTTCTCGATCCACCTTCGCTCTCGGTAACCTTGGAGGCTTCAACGGTCGAACTCTCAAGTTTGGCGATGTCATTTTCATGGGCGAGCCCGAGCTTCCCTCCTGCTCCATTCCTGCTCCCATCTCCgagcctgctcctgcctCTGATGACATGATCCCCAAGTATGGCAACGCCTGGACTGTTGGAGTCACTTGCGGCCCTCACGGCTCGCCAGACTTTTTTGCTCACGGCTGGATGGATACCTTCTTCGATGCCAAGTGGAAGATCCATTACAACTCCAACCGATTTGGTGTTCGTCTGATTGGCCCCAAGCCCGAGTGGGCTCGAAAGGATGGAGGAGAGGCTGGTCTGCATCCTTCCAACCAGCACGACTATGTCTACTCTCTGGGTGCCATCAATTTCACCGGTGATGAGCCTGTCATTCTGACCTGCGATGGtccttctctcggtggCTTTGTCtgtgctgctgttgttgtagaGGCCGAGCTGTGGAAGATTGGCCAGGTCAAGCCCGGAGACACTGTGCAGTTTGTGCCCATGACTATTGACTCTGCTCGacagctcaagaaggcccaGGACAGAACCATTACCAACCTGTGCGGTTCCCCGTACGAGTCTGTTGATGCTCTTCTCGCTCTGGAGGATTACGAGAACCCCATCATCTACACCGTCCCTGCCTCTACCTCCACTCCTCGAGTCGTCTACCGACAGGCTGGAGACCGATACATTCTGGTCGAGTACGGTGACAACAACATGGACATTAACCTGTCCTATCGAATCCATCGGCTCATTGAGGAAGCTCAGCAGTCTATCAAGGGCATTGTCGAAATGTCTCGAGGTGTTCGTTCTGTGCTGATCGAGTTCCATCCTTCTGCCTCTCGATCCACTCTCATGCAGGCTTTGGTCGACTTTGAGAAGCGACTTCAGTTTGTCGAGACCTGGCAGGTTCCCTCTCGAATTATTCGACTGCCGATGTGCTTTGAGGACTCCAAGACCCTGGACGCTGTCAAACGGTACCAGGAGACCATTCGGTCAAAGGCTCCCTGGCTTCCCAACAACGTCGACTTCATTCGAGACGTCAACAAGTTCTCCGACCGATCTCAGGTCCGAGACATTGTCTACACTGCCCGATTCCTGGTTCTGGGTCTTGGAGACGTGTTCCTTGGTGCTCCTTGCGCGGTACCTCTTGATCCCCGACACAGACTGCTTGGAACAAAGTACAATCCCTCTCGAACCTACACTCCCAACGGCACTGTCGGAATTGGAGGAATGTACATGTGTATCTACACCATGGAGTCTCCTGGAGGCTACCAGTTGGTTGGTCGAACTATCCCCATCTGGGACAAGCTGTCTCTCGGCCAGGACCGACCTTGGCTGCTGTCACCCTTCGACCAGATTGAGTACTACCCcgtcgacgaggaggagctcaaccACATTACCACCGAGGTGGAGAACGGTCGATATgctgtggagatggagcagTCCGTCTTTGATTATGGCAAGTATTCTGCCTGGCTCAAGGACAACTCTAAGTCCATTGAGGCTCACATTGCTTCTCAGGCAGAGGGTCTGGACGACTTCGCCAACCTGATCAAGGTCGCCAACGAGGATCTGGCCTCTGGAAAGACTGgagccaccaaggaggagactccTCTGTCGGCCTCTGCCGTCCAGGTCTTCTCCGAGGTCACTGGCCGTTTCTGGAAGGGCCTGGTTGCCGTCGGAGATACTGTTGACAAGGGCCAGGGTATCGTTGTGGTGGAGGCCATGAAGACCGAGATGGTCGTCAACGCCCCTGTTGCTGGAAAGGTTGTCAAGTTGTACAACACCAATGGAGATATGGTGGATACTGGAGATTGTGTGGCTGTCATCGAGCCCATTGTTTAA
- a CDS encoding uncharacterized protein (Compare to YALI0E07293g, similar to uniprot|Q6CDB7 Yarrowia lipolytica YALI0C01925g): MNYQYKRIRRIGGAQLGCTKVDFDKEVKERHITSCTLDKVGTFHFIFGQELGDGFRKPYLVYYNEKEGVKHISCPLNYKVKHGAHPACVALDQNTFLFRNDSENGYELNHYLVSLDDCWQMSTYHRFEVGSKSKLLNLLNADHKPSFTEVHRTGLARIRYASEGDITMISNEGNAVKIHSSVLIGISSYFETLLKWKKMEAVPNEVRVDIPTSTLEVLVRYIYGEELDMTFVDACELVVFAQMCCLPELVHLASQWFKPNPPEDFDQAVSLWKKSFEARNSVMRAFAAGCLVEFLSPDEDGIDDSWDMDADELSHLWKDVAIATKRRYAGMRYQ, translated from the coding sequence ATGAACTACCAATACAAGCGAATCAGGCGAATCGGGGGTGCGCAACTCGGATGCACAAAGGTCGATTTTGACAAGGAAGTCAAAGAAAGACATATCACCTCGTGCACTCTGGACAAAGTCGGAACATTCCATTTCATTTTTGGCCAAGAGTTGGGCGATGGCTTCAGAAAACCCTACCTGGTTTACTATAACGAAAAGGAAGGTGTCAAACACATCAGCTGCCCTTTAAACTACAAGGTCAAACATGGTGCACACCCGGCATGCGTCGCTCTTGACCAGAACACGTTTCTGTTCAGAAACGACAGCGAGAACGGATACGAACTGAACCACTACTTGGTCAGCCTCGACGACTGCTGGCAGATGAGCACTTACCATCGGTTCGAGGTGGGGTCCAAAAGCAAGCTGTTGAATCTGCTCAATGCTGACCACAAGCCAAGTTTCACCGAAGTGCATCGGACAGGCCTTGCAAGAATCAGATATGCATCCGAGGGTGACATTACCATGATTAGCAACGAGGGAAATGCCGTCAAAATCCACTCGTCTGTTCTCATTGGTATCTCTTCATACTTTGAGACCTTGCTCAaatggaagaagatggaggcgGTGCCCAACGAGGTGCGAGTGGACATTCCCACGTCTACattggaggtgttggtgCGGTATATATACGGCGAGGAGCTCGACATGACTTTTGTGGATGCCTGTGAGCTCGTTGTCTTTGCTCAGATGTGCTGCCTCCCTGAGCTGGTACATCTTGCGTCCCAGTGGTTCAAGCCCAACCCTCCCGAGGATTTCGACCAGGCAGTTTCTttgtggaagaagagcttTGAGGCTCGAAATAGCGTGATGAGAGCTTTTGCCGCTGGTTGTCTTGTGGAATTCCTGTCACCTGATGAAGATGGCATTGATGATTCCTGGGATATGGATGCCGATGAGCTTTCCCATTTGTGGAAGGACGTGGCTATTGCCACCAAAAGGAGATATGCGGGGATGAGATACCAATGA